In one Streptomyces sp. NBC_01241 genomic region, the following are encoded:
- a CDS encoding MFS transporter: MSPASQTRSPTAGTWLLSFFFLGSAAEMLQAVALLWATYELTHNAVVVGAIGAAAHLPGVVLGLALRKKADAGQAARLLSLTNWVLFAGSSALALVWAAGLGPGVIIGAFAAVQCSLSVVKTLNKAYVGRFVRQHFAPTHAVRLLARSSALSLVGALIGGGASGLLLDTTAADSCFAVAALLYLLSLVAVRLVTAAPPAVREVPDSASPPAAPAARTVARAETPRAEPADPAGRTRLILLYSIPSSGALPFISTLMVPLAQSVAPGSGSFYSVLTVTTAFGGFLAGMALSRGTLSAERTLNIALVAGGALVACFAATRWPPAVLLLMLVAAVVLTAHVMVMQVLTNQAPPADQVGRFSVVRNSVAGSAKAGFSLLAGWLVEAWGLGTAWLVLAVVLALFGCAWWSVKERSSIEELARVG, translated from the coding sequence ATGAGCCCGGCGTCGCAGACCCGTTCGCCCACCGCGGGCACCTGGCTGCTGAGCTTCTTCTTCCTCGGCAGCGCGGCCGAGATGCTGCAGGCGGTGGCCCTGCTGTGGGCCACCTACGAGCTCACCCACAACGCCGTGGTGGTGGGCGCCATCGGCGCCGCCGCGCACCTGCCCGGGGTGGTCCTCGGACTGGCACTGCGCAAGAAGGCCGACGCCGGTCAGGCCGCCAGGCTGCTCTCCCTCACCAACTGGGTGCTCTTCGCTGGTTCGTCCGCTCTGGCCCTGGTCTGGGCCGCCGGCCTGGGCCCGGGCGTGATCATCGGTGCGTTCGCCGCCGTCCAGTGCAGCCTGAGCGTGGTCAAGACGCTCAACAAGGCATATGTGGGCCGGTTCGTGCGGCAGCACTTCGCGCCGACGCACGCCGTGCGGCTGCTCGCCCGGTCCAGCGCGCTGTCACTGGTGGGCGCCCTGATCGGCGGCGGGGCCTCCGGACTGCTGCTGGACACCACCGCGGCGGACTCGTGCTTCGCCGTCGCGGCGCTGCTGTATCTGCTGAGTCTCGTGGCCGTCCGGCTCGTCACCGCGGCACCTCCCGCGGTCCGGGAGGTACCCGACAGCGCGTCGCCGCCCGCGGCCCCTGCGGCCCGTACGGTGGCGCGGGCCGAGACACCGCGAGCCGAGCCGGCCGATCCCGCCGGCCGGACGAGGCTGATCCTGCTCTACTCGATTCCGAGCAGCGGCGCCCTGCCCTTCATCTCCACGCTGATGGTCCCTCTGGCCCAGTCGGTGGCCCCCGGCTCCGGCTCCTTCTACTCGGTCCTCACCGTGACAACGGCCTTCGGCGGGTTTCTCGCGGGCATGGCCTTGTCCCGCGGCACGCTCTCCGCGGAGCGGACCCTGAACATCGCGCTGGTGGCGGGCGGCGCACTGGTCGCCTGCTTCGCCGCCACCCGGTGGCCGCCCGCGGTGCTGCTGCTCATGCTCGTCGCCGCGGTCGTGCTGACGGCGCATGTCATGGTGATGCAGGTGCTGACCAACCAGGCGCCGCCGGCAGACCAGGTCGGCCGGTTCAGCGTGGTGCGCAACTCGGTCGCGGGCTCGGCCAAGGCCGGGTTCTCGCTGCTGGCCGGCTGGCTCGTGGAGGCATGGGGGCTCGGCACGGCCTGGCTGGTACTGGCCGTGGTGCTGGCGCTCTTCGGCTGCGCCTGGTGGAGCGTCAAGGAGCGTTCGTCGATCGAGGAGCTGGCCCGTGTCGGCTAG
- a CDS encoding ATP-grasp domain-containing protein encodes MTGRARVLVLGHEKELARRAMDRFTTRYEFVRPDAVDATTATTPGPQLLQAVDRLVSEAPLAAVVATTESAMLAAGFLRTQYGLPGLGYEQSVRATNKWRMRSVLSPVVRSPRAWLSGDFLSCGEDPAADVVVKPLASSSARGVRRMTAGHARDWLRGHDGLWLVEEAVAVTREFHCDGAFQEGRLSWVEVSEYDRPVLRSHGTRSTCVLRRDDPVRPLLAERAGLVIEGLGCRDGVFHMEFLHDGSDLFFGEVGLRPGGTGIAELLQIATGADLWAAFVATQLGENSGGFAPRRAAEEITGLVMARTDQDGRPPVPPQVARELPGVVGLGDGNLEHGTRPSHMCEFEYLAFFEGLSTEQVPRLRASVAVAR; translated from the coding sequence ATGACCGGCCGTGCACGCGTCCTGGTGCTGGGGCACGAGAAGGAACTGGCCCGCCGGGCCATGGACCGCTTCACCACGCGGTACGAGTTCGTCCGTCCGGACGCCGTGGACGCAACCACCGCGACCACGCCGGGGCCGCAGCTGCTGCAGGCGGTCGACCGCCTGGTCAGTGAGGCCCCCCTGGCCGCGGTGGTGGCCACCACGGAAAGCGCCATGCTCGCCGCGGGCTTTCTGCGGACCCAGTACGGTCTGCCGGGCCTGGGCTACGAGCAGTCCGTGCGGGCGACCAACAAGTGGCGGATGCGCTCGGTACTGAGCCCCGTCGTCCGTTCGCCGCGCGCCTGGCTCTCCGGAGACTTCCTGAGCTGCGGTGAGGATCCGGCGGCGGATGTGGTCGTCAAACCTCTCGCCTCCTCGTCCGCGCGCGGGGTGCGCCGGATGACGGCCGGTCACGCCCGGGACTGGCTGCGCGGCCATGACGGACTGTGGCTGGTCGAGGAGGCCGTGGCGGTCACCCGGGAGTTCCACTGCGACGGGGCCTTCCAGGAGGGGCGGCTGTCCTGGGTGGAAGTGTCCGAGTACGACCGGCCGGTGCTGCGATCGCACGGCACCCGGAGCACGTGCGTGCTGCGCCGGGACGACCCGGTGCGGCCTCTGCTGGCTGAGCGGGCCGGCCTCGTCATCGAGGGGCTCGGCTGCCGGGACGGGGTCTTCCACATGGAGTTCCTCCACGACGGCAGCGACCTCTTCTTCGGCGAGGTGGGTCTGAGGCCGGGCGGCACCGGGATCGCCGAACTGCTGCAGATCGCCACCGGCGCCGATCTGTGGGCCGCCTTCGTCGCCACCCAGCTCGGTGAGAACAGCGGCGGATTCGCACCCCGGCGGGCGGCGGAGGAGATAACCGGCCTGGTGATGGCCCGCACGGACCAGGACGGCCGGCCGCCGGTGCCGCCGCAGGTGGCCAGGGAGCTGCCCGGCGTCGTCGGCCTCGGCGACGGCAACCTGGAGCACGGCACGCGGCCTTCGCACATGTGCGAGTTCGAGTATCTGGCGTTCTTCGAGGGGCTGAGCACCGAGCAGGTGCCCAGGCTCCGCGCGTCCGTGGCGGTGGCCCGATGA
- a CDS encoding ATP-grasp domain-containing protein — translation MTLVCLGYRKGFVEAARQRGLALHFIVEKMKSGLSGLSCTKVADLADTEEVLRAALAAVGTGITGVVTGHEQALFTAAALRSALKLPGDTHLLRCLRFRDKQIQKQSLSAAVPRTRCTYLPRENPSFARLAEQLDAKGRPVVVKPADGHGAQATRLVSGQTELDAYVSQFPVRSDVQTVAECFVEGEEIHVDGIWSRGEPRWLSVSTYLGPLMGWHEGAAIGDAPLGGAEPELDARARRFATQVLTELDAPDTVFHLEAFVRPDGELVLGEVAARMVGALTAEVLELTYGIDLYGAAVDLALGRTPALPAEPAGPADLFGFVYLTRSPDHELSEASFRKRFDLIELDYPAVDEGRRGSYGRWGHAIASAPTHQQLVDELRAIAAFNRGPEGAEAR, via the coding sequence GTGACTCTGGTCTGCCTGGGCTACCGGAAGGGCTTCGTCGAAGCGGCTCGGCAACGCGGTCTGGCTCTCCACTTCATCGTCGAGAAAATGAAGTCCGGACTGAGCGGGCTCTCCTGCACCAAGGTCGCCGACCTCGCCGACACCGAGGAGGTGCTGCGCGCGGCCCTCGCCGCGGTCGGCACCGGCATCACCGGTGTCGTCACCGGGCACGAGCAGGCACTGTTCACGGCCGCCGCACTGCGCTCGGCGCTCAAACTGCCGGGCGACACCCATCTGCTCAGGTGCCTGCGTTTCCGTGACAAGCAGATCCAGAAGCAGTCGCTGTCTGCGGCGGTGCCCCGGACGCGGTGCACCTACCTGCCACGCGAGAACCCGTCCTTCGCGCGCCTGGCGGAGCAACTGGACGCGAAGGGCCGCCCGGTGGTCGTCAAACCGGCGGACGGCCACGGCGCCCAGGCGACGCGGCTGGTGTCCGGCCAGACCGAACTCGACGCGTACGTGTCCCAGTTCCCGGTCCGGTCCGATGTGCAGACCGTCGCCGAGTGCTTCGTGGAAGGCGAGGAGATCCACGTCGACGGGATCTGGTCGCGGGGCGAGCCGCGCTGGCTGTCCGTCAGCACCTACCTCGGCCCGCTCATGGGCTGGCACGAGGGCGCGGCCATCGGGGACGCACCGCTGGGCGGCGCCGAGCCGGAGCTGGACGCCCGGGCCCGGCGCTTCGCGACCCAGGTACTGACCGAGCTCGACGCCCCGGACACCGTGTTCCACCTGGAGGCCTTCGTACGCCCCGACGGCGAGCTGGTGCTCGGCGAGGTGGCGGCGCGGATGGTCGGCGCGCTGACCGCCGAGGTACTGGAGCTGACCTATGGCATCGACCTGTACGGCGCGGCAGTCGACCTGGCGCTCGGTCGCACGCCGGCACTCCCGGCCGAGCCCGCCGGGCCGGCGGACCTGTTCGGCTTCGTCTACCTCACCCGCAGCCCGGACCACGAGCTCTCCGAGGCGTCCTTCCGCAAGCGCTTCGACCTGATCGAGCTCGACTACCCGGCGGTGGACGAGGGTCGGCGGGGATCCTACGGCCGGTGGGGCCACGCCATCGCCTCCGCGCCCACCCACCAGCAGCTGGTCGACGAACTGCGCGCGATCGCGGCCTTCAACCGCGGCCCCGAGGGGGCCGAGGCACGATGA
- a CDS encoding GNAT family N-acetyltransferase yields MTRAMVPVRIEDGRAADAEAVARLVREVYQPFTADFRPTALKWTAEALHDCADSWLLARSDTGLLGAVRHGPDPEGYTLDTLSVAPSWRRQGVGSRLAAAVQERAAASGAPQLIIAVRDSLAVNVAFFTSLGYRRERPFPPHHHVFTKEIGSPQ; encoded by the coding sequence ATGACACGGGCCATGGTTCCGGTCAGGATCGAGGACGGCCGGGCGGCGGACGCGGAGGCCGTCGCCCGACTGGTCCGGGAGGTCTACCAGCCGTTCACGGCGGACTTCCGGCCGACCGCGCTGAAGTGGACCGCCGAGGCGCTGCACGACTGCGCCGACTCCTGGCTGCTCGCCCGCTCCGACACAGGGCTGCTCGGAGCCGTACGCCACGGCCCCGATCCGGAGGGCTACACACTCGACACCCTGTCGGTCGCCCCCTCTTGGCGCCGGCAGGGCGTGGGCAGCCGACTGGCGGCGGCCGTCCAGGAACGGGCCGCTGCCTCCGGCGCCCCGCAGCTGATCATCGCCGTACGCGACAGCCTCGCCGTGAACGTCGCGTTCTTCACGTCGCTGGGCTACCGGCGGGAGCGGCCCTTCCCGCCGCACCACCACGTCTTCACCAAAGAGATAGGTTCACCACAGTGA
- a CDS encoding class I SAM-dependent methyltransferase — MPTPDPKFDGLADDYDRTRPRYPAELFAHAVALLPERIRPTVVDAGAGTGIALEALVPLLPAGAAVHAVDISDDMIRRGKAKFPQVIWEQSTAEEYLGRLSPVDLVLAAQAYQWMDRPAYLAAAVRALRSGGVCMVVQNNRDYGIGGFAAEYEDLLEELSPGYHRTYRAIDVAQELSERFDRVERRECQWRQALTAEEFTTMSSSSTQAQRAIAAVGPVFLERVRALCARYEEAGKVQVPYLSEAFYGIARG; from the coding sequence ATGCCCACCCCCGATCCCAAGTTCGACGGGCTCGCCGACGACTACGACCGGACCCGGCCCCGCTACCCGGCAGAACTCTTCGCCCATGCCGTCGCCCTGCTGCCGGAGCGGATCCGGCCGACCGTGGTCGACGCGGGCGCCGGCACCGGGATCGCCCTGGAGGCGCTGGTCCCCCTCCTGCCCGCCGGAGCCGCGGTACATGCCGTGGACATCTCCGACGACATGATCCGCAGGGGCAAGGCGAAGTTCCCGCAGGTCATCTGGGAGCAGAGCACGGCTGAGGAGTACCTCGGCCGGCTCTCCCCGGTCGATCTCGTCCTGGCTGCCCAGGCCTACCAGTGGATGGACCGGCCGGCCTACCTGGCTGCCGCCGTGCGGGCGCTGCGCTCCGGCGGGGTGTGCATGGTCGTCCAGAACAACCGCGACTACGGCATCGGCGGCTTCGCCGCGGAGTACGAGGACCTGCTGGAGGAGCTCTCGCCGGGCTACCACCGCACCTACCGGGCCATCGACGTGGCACAGGAGCTGTCCGAGCGGTTCGACCGGGTGGAGCGCCGGGAGTGCCAGTGGCGGCAGGCACTGACCGCCGAGGAGTTCACCACCATGAGCTCCTCCTCCACGCAGGCGCAGCGTGCCATCGCCGCCGTCGGCCCGGTCTTCCTGGAGCGGGTGCGCGCCCTGTGTGCGCGGTACGAAGAGGCCGGGAAGGTGCAGGTGCCCTATCTGAGCGAGGCGTTCTACGGGATCGCCCGCGGATGA